The Propionibacterium freudenreichii subsp. freudenreichii genome contains a region encoding:
- a CDS encoding mannosyltransferase family protein, whose product MSATATRTSPALRSRTVVIVAAWLATRLVMGAALLLAMRQGRLTPARALGNWDVQHYMLIATSGYADPKEMAFFPALPMVMRLLDAVGVPMAIGAAAVSQLASLVAAFAMERLGGLNAAIVWLLAPMAVFTTVGYTEALFCAVAFWAWVLARRGRWGWVAVLASVACLTRISGLFLVGGLGLLALFGGEPTVAGAEPAKRVATWSQRLRNLAWLVVPLAVLAAFTVYLYTLSGHWDSWLSAQRAGWQREWTSPWDSLHNTWAATSEARWPTETTRAWIFRFEIISMAIGCLTALGCLVRRAWAQAGYVAVQVFAFSIATWFMSVNRADLLWFPLFIGVGSWLGRRPHGATARTVRTAVVGVLIAADLLLMFWWARLFYLGHWAS is encoded by the coding sequence GTGAGCGCCACGGCCACCAGGACCAGCCCTGCCCTGCGCTCACGCACGGTGGTGATCGTCGCCGCATGGCTGGCCACCCGGCTGGTGATGGGCGCGGCACTGCTGCTGGCGATGCGCCAGGGGAGGTTGACGCCGGCCCGGGCGCTGGGCAACTGGGACGTGCAGCACTACATGCTCATCGCCACCAGCGGATATGCCGACCCCAAGGAGATGGCATTCTTCCCGGCGCTGCCGATGGTGATGCGCCTGCTGGACGCGGTCGGCGTGCCGATGGCCATCGGAGCTGCGGCGGTGTCGCAGCTCGCGAGCCTGGTGGCCGCCTTCGCGATGGAACGCCTCGGGGGCCTCAACGCGGCGATCGTCTGGTTGCTGGCACCAATGGCCGTGTTCACCACGGTCGGCTACACCGAGGCGTTGTTTTGCGCGGTGGCGTTCTGGGCATGGGTGCTGGCGCGTCGTGGACGCTGGGGCTGGGTGGCCGTGCTGGCGTCGGTGGCCTGCCTCACCCGCATCTCCGGGTTGTTCCTGGTGGGCGGGCTCGGCCTGCTGGCGCTGTTCGGTGGTGAACCGACCGTGGCGGGTGCCGAGCCGGCCAAGCGGGTGGCCACCTGGTCGCAGCGTCTGCGCAATCTGGCCTGGCTGGTGGTGCCGCTGGCGGTGTTGGCGGCCTTCACGGTCTACCTGTACACGCTGTCGGGGCATTGGGACAGCTGGCTGAGCGCGCAACGGGCTGGCTGGCAGCGCGAATGGACGTCGCCCTGGGACAGCCTGCACAACACCTGGGCCGCCACCAGCGAGGCGCGGTGGCCCACCGAGACCACCCGTGCCTGGATCTTCCGCTTCGAGATCATCTCGATGGCGATCGGCTGCCTCACCGCGCTGGGCTGCCTGGTGCGTCGGGCATGGGCGCAGGCCGGCTATGTGGCGGTGCAGGTGTTCGCATTCAGCATCGCCACCTGGTTCATGTCGGTGAACCGCGCCGACCTGCTGTGGTTCCCGCTGTTCATCGGTGTGGGCAGCTGGCTGGGGCGGCGTCCGCACGGCGCCACCGCACGCACCGTCAGGACGGCTGTGGTGGGTGTGCTCATCGCCGCCGACCTCCTGCTGATGTTTTGGTGGGCGCGATTGTTCTACCTGGGGCACTGGGCCAGCTGA
- a CDS encoding glycosyltransferase family 87 protein: MSPVSGSVEEPAPEGGPGKTVPKGGSGDAAPQESAPARSNLPTISVRLSHRIGGPLGRHARPGGLWFDPAPWALLLSTINWVLLLWRQAPCQQYTFGKPVNPFLRLCYSDIPVFFQNNGIGSGAGIYSDAASPLPVLVGYLASLDRFIIRLLGAGVGPDASGQAQLDSSYMFFVLAAIGLFCAFLALVLAHLQMGRDSFSDATRGVRVRSFDALLIAIAPVVFTGGLISWQLLPVALTSLAVWAWARKLPVVSGVLFGLAVGADAYPVLVVLAVVVLCIRAARMREALRMLVPGIVAWVALNLPVVITAPHGWTAYWSTVLGGGSGVGSFWYALQLLGVSGTLLGVVASVFVVIAVLAVVWLVFTAPRRPRLGQVAFLLVAAVAVFGPHYSPQYALWLLPLLVLARPKVLDWAVWNVAEVLYWLAIWGYLEGILGAGSGADALYWLAVLLRIGVVLWVASRVIGDMFSPWNDPVRRPFVDDPVGGVLDHAVDAPWLAEAESDRKKQAVDQSGPVDEQGASEQVPATATVPAPATTSDADVHDSGTRDEESGQ; the protein is encoded by the coding sequence GTGAGCCCGGTGAGTGGATCCGTGGAGGAACCCGCCCCGGAGGGCGGACCTGGGAAGACTGTCCCGAAGGGCGGATCTGGGGACGCCGCGCCGCAGGAATCCGCGCCGGCCCGCAGCAACCTGCCGACGATCTCGGTGCGCCTCTCCCACCGCATCGGCGGCCCGCTCGGACGCCACGCGCGCCCGGGGGGACTGTGGTTCGATCCGGCACCATGGGCGCTGCTGTTGTCAACCATCAACTGGGTGCTGCTGTTGTGGCGTCAGGCACCCTGCCAGCAGTACACCTTCGGCAAGCCGGTGAACCCCTTCCTGCGGCTGTGCTATTCCGACATCCCGGTGTTCTTCCAGAACAACGGCATCGGCTCGGGCGCCGGCATCTACTCCGACGCCGCCAGCCCGCTGCCGGTGTTGGTGGGTTACTTGGCGTCACTGGACCGGTTCATCATCAGGCTGCTCGGTGCGGGCGTCGGCCCGGACGCCTCGGGCCAGGCCCAGCTGGATTCCAGCTACATGTTCTTCGTGCTGGCCGCCATCGGCCTGTTCTGCGCCTTTCTGGCGCTGGTGCTCGCCCACCTGCAGATGGGCCGCGACTCGTTCAGCGACGCCACCCGCGGGGTGCGCGTCCGCAGCTTCGACGCGCTGCTGATCGCCATCGCGCCGGTGGTGTTCACCGGCGGCCTGATCAGTTGGCAGCTGCTGCCCGTCGCCCTCACCTCGCTGGCAGTGTGGGCCTGGGCACGCAAGCTGCCCGTCGTGTCGGGCGTGCTGTTCGGCCTGGCCGTGGGCGCGGACGCCTATCCCGTGCTCGTGGTGCTGGCGGTCGTCGTGCTGTGCATCCGCGCTGCCCGGATGCGCGAGGCCCTGCGGATGCTGGTGCCGGGGATCGTCGCATGGGTGGCGCTCAACCTGCCGGTGGTCATCACGGCCCCGCATGGCTGGACCGCCTACTGGTCCACCGTGCTCGGTGGCGGTTCGGGCGTCGGCTCGTTCTGGTACGCGCTGCAGTTGCTGGGCGTCTCGGGCACGCTGCTCGGCGTGGTGGCCAGCGTCTTCGTGGTGATCGCGGTGCTGGCCGTGGTCTGGCTCGTGTTCACCGCGCCGCGGCGTCCCCGGCTCGGTCAGGTGGCCTTCCTGCTGGTGGCGGCCGTGGCCGTGTTCGGCCCGCACTATTCGCCCCAATATGCGCTGTGGCTCCTGCCGTTGCTCGTGCTGGCGCGCCCAAAGGTGCTCGACTGGGCCGTGTGGAACGTCGCCGAGGTGCTCTACTGGCTGGCGATCTGGGGCTACCTCGAGGGCATCCTGGGCGCCGGTTCTGGTGCCGACGCGCTGTACTGGCTGGCCGTGCTGCTGCGCATCGGCGTGGTGCTGTGGGTTGCCAGCCGCGTGATCGGCGACATGTTCAGCCCCTGGAACGATCCGGTCCGGCGTCCCTTCGTGGACGATCCGGTGGGTGGCGTGCTCGACCATGCCGTGGACGCCCCGTGGCTCGCCGAGGCCGAGTCCGACCGCAAGAAGCAGGCAGTTGACCAATCCGGGCCGGTAGATGAGCAGGGCGCGTCCGAGCAGGTGCCCGCGACTGCCACCGTGCCTGCTCCGGCCACCACCTCCGATGCCGATGTGCACGATTCCGGGACCCGCGACGAGGAGTCCGGCCAGTGA
- a CDS encoding transglycosylase domain-containing protein, which translates to MADRKKSRKPRRALAPSASQRHGPHRTKKKASRARRVVTAIAITLATLMIVGVLGSLIFYARVKLPDPNADFNSQTSTVLFRDGSTKLGELAIQNRTMVDYSAMSDNVKAAVVAAEDRSFWSNKGVSPKGIVRSLFQIARGKDLQSGSTITQQYIKIRYLTSKQTMSRKLTELALAVKMNREVSKDEILAGYLNTVYFGRNAYGVEKAATTYFGTNAAGLNVPQSAMLSALVNSPSTLDPANGDDAKRDLTERYDYVLDGMLEAGKISQADHDANYDKLPDTLPVTQSDLYGGTNGFLLTMAEQELRKAGFSEEQIDGGGLTITTTFDQKMQDAAVKTATDNVSTAIRKAKTNQDASTLHAAVASIGVGTGEVYALYGGPDFLKSQINWATTARPAASTFKAWALVAGLRNGFTLNSTLTGSTFTPNGDNVVVRNDGGVNYGSVTLQKATSYSMNTAFTDLEQRMPNGPADTVKAANDAGVPTGDGWDLNNRIALGTGQVSPVDNATGFATLANDGQRNTTHVVKEVKDASGKVVYTGDTSATQTIDASLVHNAQTALESVVTSGTGTEARQLGRQVIAKTGTKDVDDQTVSAWFVGATKQISTAVMFVAGDGNANLDPYAASGAFESDSYPAYLWEDYMEQASQGMDRLNFNTNAPTQAASVRPSVRRTPTPSVTASATPEAPAVNEPAVDVPTAPPASREPTPAGTAGP; encoded by the coding sequence ATGGCTGACCGGAAGAAGTCGCGCAAACCGCGCCGGGCCCTGGCGCCCAGCGCCAGCCAGCGACACGGCCCGCACCGCACCAAGAAGAAGGCCAGCCGGGCCAGGCGCGTGGTCACCGCCATCGCGATCACCCTCGCCACCCTGATGATCGTCGGCGTGCTCGGCTCGCTGATCTTCTACGCGCGCGTCAAGCTGCCCGACCCCAACGCCGATTTCAACAGCCAGACCAGCACCGTGCTGTTCCGCGACGGCTCCACCAAGCTCGGCGAGCTCGCGATCCAGAACCGCACCATGGTCGACTACTCGGCGATGTCCGACAACGTGAAGGCCGCCGTCGTCGCCGCCGAGGACCGCAGCTTCTGGTCCAACAAGGGCGTCTCACCCAAGGGCATCGTGCGTTCGCTGTTCCAGATCGCCCGCGGCAAGGACCTGCAATCGGGCTCCACGATCACCCAGCAGTACATCAAGATCCGCTACCTCACCAGCAAGCAGACGATGAGCCGCAAGCTCACCGAGCTCGCCCTGGCCGTCAAGATGAACCGTGAGGTGAGCAAGGACGAGATCCTTGCCGGCTACCTCAACACCGTCTACTTCGGACGCAACGCCTACGGCGTCGAGAAGGCGGCCACCACCTACTTCGGCACCAATGCCGCCGGCCTGAACGTGCCGCAGTCGGCGATGCTGAGCGCCCTGGTCAACAGCCCCTCCACCCTCGACCCGGCCAATGGCGACGACGCCAAGCGCGACCTCACCGAGCGCTACGACTACGTGCTCGACGGCATGCTCGAGGCCGGCAAGATCAGCCAGGCCGACCACGATGCGAACTACGACAAGCTGCCCGACACACTGCCGGTGACCCAGTCCGACCTCTACGGCGGCACCAACGGCTTCCTGCTGACGATGGCCGAGCAGGAGCTGCGCAAGGCCGGCTTCAGTGAGGAACAGATCGACGGCGGCGGCCTGACCATCACCACCACCTTCGACCAGAAGATGCAGGACGCGGCGGTGAAGACCGCCACCGACAATGTGTCCACCGCGATCCGCAAGGCCAAGACCAACCAGGACGCCAGCACCCTGCACGCGGCCGTCGCCTCGATCGGCGTCGGCACCGGTGAGGTGTACGCCCTGTACGGCGGACCCGACTTCCTGAAGTCGCAGATCAACTGGGCCACCACCGCGCGCCCGGCGGCGTCCACCTTCAAGGCGTGGGCGCTCGTCGCGGGCCTGCGCAATGGCTTCACGCTGAACTCCACGCTCACCGGCAGCACCTTCACGCCCAATGGCGACAATGTGGTGGTGCGCAACGACGGCGGCGTCAACTACGGCTCGGTGACGCTGCAGAAGGCCACCAGCTATTCGATGAACACCGCGTTCACCGACCTGGAACAGCGCATGCCCAACGGCCCCGCCGACACCGTGAAGGCAGCCAACGACGCGGGCGTGCCCACCGGCGACGGCTGGGACCTCAACAACCGCATCGCCCTGGGCACCGGGCAGGTGAGTCCGGTGGACAACGCCACTGGCTTCGCCACCCTGGCCAATGACGGCCAGCGCAACACCACCCACGTGGTGAAGGAGGTCAAGGACGCCAGCGGCAAGGTGGTGTACACCGGCGACACTTCGGCCACGCAGACCATCGACGCCTCGCTGGTGCACAACGCGCAGACCGCCCTGGAATCGGTGGTCACCAGCGGCACCGGCACCGAGGCCCGCCAGCTGGGCCGTCAGGTGATCGCCAAGACTGGCACCAAGGACGTGGACGACCAGACTGTGTCGGCCTGGTTCGTCGGCGCCACCAAGCAGATCTCCACCGCCGTGATGTTCGTCGCCGGCGATGGCAACGCCAACCTCGACCCCTATGCCGCCTCGGGTGCATTCGAGTCGGACTCCTATCCCGCCTACCTGTGGGAGGACTACATGGAGCAGGCGAGCCAGGGCATGGACCGGCTGAACTTCAACACGAACGCCCCCACCCAGGCCGCCTCCGTGCGTCCCAGCGTCCGACGGACGCCGACCCCCAGCGTGACCGCGTCGGCGACCCCGGAGGCCCCGGCCGTGAACGAGCCCGCCGTGGACGTGCCCACCGCGCCGCCGGCGTCGCGTGAGCCCACGCCGGCGGGCACTGCGGGGCCGTGA
- a CDS encoding DUF5318 family protein, whose product MQTERHRIDYALQRRATLEAMRRPDRVMMEADPCDADPRLISSALHHGTPAGRECPVCASDRMAVLRYVFGDQLGQYSGRIRQPAELEEMEHQFGEFTVRVVEVCPDCGWNFMIASYVLGDGRKRRAPRHKQTVEDIYG is encoded by the coding sequence GTGCAAACGGAGCGCCATCGAATCGACTATGCGCTGCAACGCCGGGCAACCCTGGAGGCGATGCGGCGGCCTGATCGCGTCATGATGGAGGCCGACCCCTGCGACGCCGATCCGCGTCTGATCAGCTCGGCCCTCCACCACGGCACCCCCGCGGGACGCGAATGCCCGGTGTGCGCATCCGACCGCATGGCGGTGTTGCGCTATGTGTTCGGCGACCAGCTCGGGCAGTATTCAGGACGTATCCGTCAGCCGGCTGAGCTGGAAGAGATGGAACACCAATTCGGTGAGTTCACCGTGCGAGTGGTCGAAGTGTGCCCCGACTGCGGCTGGAACTTCATGATCGCCAGCTATGTGCTGGGAGACGGACGCAAACGCCGCGCCCCACGGCACAAGCAGACAGTTGAGGACATCTATGGCTGA
- the tnpC gene encoding IS66 family transposase, which translates to MPRSRKPTYDELVGLVAAQAAQIAELERQLGSTSRNSSKPPSADGLAKPAPKSLRRPSERHPGGQPGHPGAALRQVDHPDHIVTHAPDRCPACGGVLDECCDVGVVARQVVDLPQVRAVVTEHQILTRRCACGHLTAGTAPAGVAAPVSYGPAARAAMVYLAAGQYIPIRRVAVTMADLLGMPVSTGAVAAAVEQAGGEPLDAFTGQVAGRIAASPVVHADETGLRVAGKLHWVHSASTGQYSHISVHRRRGRAGMDAAGILPGCTGVLVHDAWAPYDTYEHVDHQLCCAHLIRELVAVADHHDAHDPPGAFCWARQVLDALLPLIRDPHAAAGQADPGLLEAGRRLIVDAARLGADSGVPGKVGAKHRALARRISARIDDYLRFATTPGLAPDNNAAEREIRMVKVHQKVSGCHRTLTGAEGFLRLRSYLSTATKQACNTYQVLVDLFNGQAWTPATT; encoded by the coding sequence ATGCCGCGGTCGCGTAAACCCACCTATGACGAGCTGGTCGGGCTGGTGGCCGCCCAGGCGGCCCAGATCGCTGAGTTGGAACGCCAACTCGGGTCGACCTCGCGCAACTCGTCGAAGCCACCCTCGGCAGACGGGTTGGCCAAGCCGGCCCCGAAATCCTTGCGGCGCCCCTCAGAACGGCACCCGGGCGGCCAGCCCGGCCATCCGGGTGCGGCCCTGCGCCAGGTCGATCATCCCGATCACATCGTGACCCACGCCCCGGACCGGTGCCCGGCCTGCGGCGGGGTCCTGGACGAGTGCTGCGACGTGGGTGTGGTGGCCCGGCAGGTGGTCGACCTGCCCCAGGTGCGCGCGGTGGTGACCGAGCACCAGATCCTCACCCGCCGGTGCGCCTGCGGGCACCTGACGGCGGGGACGGCTCCGGCCGGGGTGGCCGCGCCGGTCTCCTACGGGCCGGCGGCCCGTGCGGCGATGGTCTACCTGGCCGCCGGCCAGTACATACCGATCAGGCGGGTCGCGGTGACCATGGCCGACCTGCTGGGGATGCCCGTGTCGACCGGGGCGGTGGCCGCCGCCGTCGAACAGGCGGGCGGTGAGCCCCTGGACGCCTTCACCGGCCAGGTGGCGGGCCGGATCGCCGCATCCCCTGTCGTCCACGCCGATGAGACCGGGCTGCGGGTCGCTGGGAAGCTGCACTGGGTCCACTCGGCCTCCACCGGTCAGTACTCGCATATCAGTGTGCACCGGCGGCGGGGCCGGGCGGGGATGGATGCCGCCGGCATCCTGCCCGGCTGCACCGGTGTGCTGGTCCATGACGCGTGGGCCCCCTACGACACCTACGAGCACGTGGACCACCAACTGTGCTGCGCCCACCTGATCCGCGAACTGGTCGCGGTGGCCGACCACCACGACGCCCACGACCCGCCCGGGGCGTTCTGCTGGGCCCGCCAGGTCCTCGACGCCCTCCTGCCGCTGATCCGCGATCCCCACGCCGCCGCAGGACAGGCCGACCCCGGACTGCTGGAGGCCGGGCGGCGTCTCATCGTCGACGCAGCACGACTGGGTGCGGATTCGGGAGTGCCCGGGAAGGTCGGGGCGAAGCACCGCGCCCTGGCCCGGCGGATCAGTGCCCGGATCGACGACTACCTGCGCTTCGCCACCACACCGGGCCTGGCACCCGACAACAACGCCGCTGAACGCGAGATCCGCATGGTCAAGGTGCATCAGAAGGTCTCGGGATGCCACCGCACTCTGACCGGCGCCGAGGGCTTCCTCCGGCTGCGCTCCTACCTGTCCACCGCCACCAAGCAGGCCTGCAACACCTACCAGGTCCTCGTCGACCTGTTCAACGGACAGGCCTGGACCCCAGCCACCACCTGA
- a CDS encoding Dps family protein, with the protein MTEQSITVPKHAGDTRTAAENAEKGFRASQELSDNIQKVLVDLIALSLVGKQAHWNIVGPNFRDLHLNLDEVVDIARDGSDEFAERLRALHATPDGRPSVVAARTSIGQFPQGEVSTHDAIDLIVAAIEATVATMREVHDAVDAEDPTTSDMLHEYTQKLEQQAWFISSETRAPEKA; encoded by the coding sequence ATGACCGAGCAGTCCATCACCGTTCCGAAGCACGCTGGAGACACCCGGACCGCCGCGGAGAACGCTGAGAAGGGCTTCCGCGCGTCCCAGGAGCTGAGCGACAACATCCAGAAGGTCCTGGTCGATCTCATCGCCCTGAGCCTGGTCGGCAAGCAGGCCCACTGGAACATCGTGGGGCCGAACTTCCGCGACCTTCACCTGAACCTCGATGAGGTCGTCGATATCGCCCGTGACGGGTCCGACGAGTTCGCCGAGCGTCTGCGCGCTCTGCACGCCACCCCGGACGGCCGTCCCTCGGTGGTCGCCGCCCGCACCTCGATCGGCCAGTTCCCGCAGGGCGAGGTGTCGACCCACGACGCCATCGACCTCATCGTGGCCGCCATCGAGGCCACTGTCGCCACAATGCGCGAGGTGCATGACGCCGTCGACGCGGAGGATCCGACCACCTCGGACATGCTGCACGAGTACACCCAGAAGCTGGAGCAGCAGGCCTGGTTCATCAGCTCCGAGACCCGCGCCCCCGAGAAGGCCTGA
- a CDS encoding Crp/Fnr family transcriptional regulator, with the protein MKNLPLTDVTEHVSCVRLVPLFGGLSAPDQDAVGSLARPTSLERGEAFGPATGRLAVVHRGQVKVSRLSASGHERVLRLAGPGDFVGEGSFLTGEAPSYLIEAAAPTRMCVFSRADLAPLIASHPSVAMAMLRSLAQRLDDAEHRLSLASTSRPARIAGYLLDQPGSAEESGYRVRLPMAKKDTASLLGMTPESFSRGLDALRSKGLIATSGAEITLRDVDALEELAAG; encoded by the coding sequence GTGAAGAACCTGCCTCTGACCGACGTCACCGAGCATGTGAGCTGTGTGCGTCTGGTCCCGCTGTTCGGCGGTCTCAGCGCGCCTGATCAGGACGCCGTCGGGTCCCTGGCCAGGCCGACGTCGCTGGAGCGGGGGGAGGCCTTCGGGCCGGCGACCGGGCGCCTGGCCGTGGTGCACCGGGGGCAGGTGAAGGTGTCGCGGCTCTCGGCGAGCGGCCACGAGCGGGTGCTGCGGCTGGCTGGGCCCGGCGACTTCGTGGGGGAGGGGTCCTTCCTCACCGGGGAGGCACCGAGCTATCTCATCGAGGCCGCCGCCCCCACCCGGATGTGCGTCTTCTCGCGGGCCGATCTGGCGCCCTTGATCGCCTCCCATCCGTCGGTGGCGATGGCCATGCTGCGCTCACTGGCTCAGCGGCTGGACGACGCCGAGCACCGGCTGAGCCTGGCCTCCACCAGCCGGCCGGCACGGATCGCCGGCTATCTGCTGGATCAGCCGGGGAGCGCCGAGGAGTCGGGTTACCGGGTGAGGCTGCCGATGGCCAAGAAGGACACGGCGTCGCTGCTCGGGATGACCCCGGAGTCGTTCAGCAGGGGCCTGGACGCCCTGCGATCGAAGGGCCTGATCGCCACCTCGGGCGCGGAGATCACGCTGCGCGACGTCGACGCCCTGGAGGAGCTGGCGGCCGGCTGA
- a CDS encoding heavy-metal-associated domain-containing protein, with product MSTNEITTTHTVLRAEGFSCPSCVAKITGALEKLPGVGDVTVHFASGRIEADHDEARTSVDDLIAAVGKLGYPATASAF from the coding sequence ATGAGCACCAACGAGATCACCACCACCCACACCGTGCTGCGCGCCGAGGGGTTCTCCTGCCCCTCCTGCGTCGCCAAGATCACCGGGGCCCTGGAGAAGCTGCCCGGCGTCGGCGACGTCACCGTGCACTTCGCCTCCGGACGCATCGAGGCCGACCACGACGAGGCCCGCACCAGCGTCGACGATCTGATCGCCGCCGTCGGCAAGCTGGGCTACCCCGCCACCGCCTCGGCCTTCTGA
- a CDS encoding heavy metal translocating P-type ATPase, whose protein sequence is MSALKRPGPRLAAAGILIAAALVMGRLGTDWALPGNIAMAAAAIISTIPIAAAALRALRSRTIGIDLLVTIASIGALAIGNYWEAAAVTFLFAFGHVLEQGAMTRTRSALTDLVRSAPQDAVLVRDGRTETVPTRTLRPDDVVLVAAGSSVSVDGTVISGSGAADESAVTGESMPAEKTPGDQVRSGTTLTSGMVQVRAEKVGSQTLLARIVARVEEAQDARGRVQTMMDRFGRWYTPAIIVLAIVVGLISGSLTLALTLLVIGCPGALVISVPVAVVAGIGRGARDGILIRGGEHLETAAKVDTVVFDKTGTLTTGHPELTDVVAYGAAGEEEVLRWAALAEIGSGHPLAGPILDAARSHGVAPGEVPGEADAIPGRGLIADVLDAEHPQTRHRVVVGTVELAGQELGYDKESDTAWAARTSARLAGGGATPVTVVRDGVLLGVLAIADTIRADAPAALARLRRTGVTRLVMLSGDRQEVASAVADQLGIDDARGGLLPEDKLAAVQELRAGGAVVAMVGDGINDAPALAAADVGVAMGAAGSALAVETSDIALMADDLTRLPESLRLARRTRAVIRQNIVIAVATVTLLLAGVLLGGVTMALGMLVHEASVLVVIVNALRLLGRRARTREESRQDQAGKQDQPWQTSEHGGSRSGRPGASPQQQAA, encoded by the coding sequence ATGTCTGCTCTCAAACGCCCGGGGCCGCGACTTGCCGCCGCCGGGATCCTCATCGCGGCCGCCCTGGTGATGGGCCGCCTCGGCACCGATTGGGCACTGCCCGGCAACATCGCCATGGCTGCCGCCGCCATCATCTCGACCATCCCGATCGCGGCGGCCGCCCTGCGGGCGCTGCGCTCCAGGACGATCGGGATCGACCTGCTGGTCACCATCGCCTCGATCGGGGCCCTGGCGATCGGCAACTACTGGGAGGCGGCCGCCGTCACCTTTCTCTTCGCATTCGGCCACGTCCTGGAGCAGGGGGCCATGACGCGCACCCGATCGGCCCTCACCGATCTGGTGCGCTCGGCCCCCCAGGACGCCGTCCTGGTGCGCGACGGACGCACCGAGACCGTGCCCACCCGCACGCTGAGGCCCGACGACGTCGTACTGGTCGCCGCCGGCAGCTCCGTCTCGGTCGACGGGACGGTGATCTCGGGATCCGGTGCCGCCGACGAGTCGGCGGTGACCGGGGAATCCATGCCCGCCGAGAAGACGCCGGGCGACCAGGTGCGATCCGGCACCACGCTCACCTCGGGGATGGTGCAGGTGCGCGCCGAGAAGGTGGGCTCCCAGACCCTGCTGGCCCGCATCGTGGCCAGGGTCGAGGAGGCCCAGGACGCCCGCGGACGGGTGCAGACGATGATGGATAGGTTCGGACGCTGGTACACCCCGGCCATCATCGTGCTTGCGATCGTCGTCGGGCTCATCAGCGGCAGCCTCACGCTGGCCCTCACCCTGCTGGTCATCGGCTGCCCTGGCGCCCTCGTGATCTCGGTGCCGGTGGCCGTGGTCGCCGGTATCGGACGCGGGGCCCGCGACGGCATCCTCATCCGCGGCGGGGAGCATCTGGAGACCGCGGCGAAGGTCGACACCGTCGTCTTCGACAAGACCGGGACGCTGACCACCGGGCATCCCGAACTCACCGACGTCGTGGCGTACGGGGCCGCAGGCGAGGAGGAGGTGCTCCGGTGGGCGGCGCTGGCCGAGATCGGCTCCGGGCACCCGCTGGCCGGCCCGATCCTCGACGCCGCCCGGAGCCACGGCGTCGCCCCCGGGGAAGTTCCCGGCGAGGCCGACGCGATCCCGGGACGCGGCCTGATCGCCGACGTGCTGGACGCCGAGCACCCGCAGACCCGCCATCGGGTGGTCGTGGGCACAGTGGAACTGGCCGGCCAGGAACTGGGCTACGACAAGGAGTCCGACACCGCATGGGCGGCCCGGACGTCCGCCCGGCTGGCCGGCGGCGGGGCCACGCCGGTCACCGTCGTCCGCGACGGCGTCCTGCTCGGCGTGCTCGCGATCGCCGACACGATCCGGGCCGACGCCCCCGCCGCACTGGCCCGGCTGCGCCGGACCGGCGTCACCCGTCTGGTGATGCTGAGCGGCGACCGCCAGGAGGTCGCAAGCGCGGTGGCCGATCAGCTCGGCATCGACGACGCCCGTGGCGGCCTGCTGCCCGAGGACAAACTGGCTGCAGTCCAGGAGCTGCGCGCCGGCGGAGCGGTCGTGGCCATGGTGGGAGACGGCATCAACGACGCCCCGGCCCTGGCGGCCGCCGACGTCGGGGTGGCGATGGGGGCGGCCGGCAGCGCTCTGGCGGTGGAGACCTCCGATATCGCGCTGATGGCCGACGACCTCACCCGGCTGCCGGAGTCCCTGAGGCTGGCCCGCCGCACCCGCGCGGTGATCCGCCAGAACATCGTCATCGCCGTCGCGACGGTGACCCTGCTGCTGGCCGGGGTGCTGCTCGGCGGGGTGACGATGGCGCTGGGGATGCTCGTCCACGAGGCGTCTGTGCTCGTGGTCATCGTCAATGCCCTGAGACTGCTGGGACGCCGAGCCCGCACCCGCGAGGAGTCCCGCCAGGACCAGGCCGGCAAGCAGGATCAGCCGTGGCAGACTTCAGAGCATGGCGGATCGAGATCGGGACGCCCAGGGGCGTCCCCGCAACAGCAGGCCGCGTGA
- a CDS encoding DUF309 domain-containing protein: MTPDDLELPGPETLEMAQELLDRGRPFHAHEVLEARWKNCPEAERDLWHGLAQLAVGVTHQMRGNTTGAIRLIGRGAMYLRPYATAAAPARVEEVDVAGILSWADATVTALEDGHWIDTVVTLRQKASS; the protein is encoded by the coding sequence GTGACTCCGGACGATCTGGAGCTGCCGGGCCCCGAGACCCTGGAGATGGCCCAGGAGCTGCTCGACCGGGGCCGGCCCTTCCACGCCCACGAGGTACTCGAGGCCAGGTGGAAGAACTGCCCCGAGGCGGAGCGGGACCTGTGGCACGGTCTGGCCCAGCTGGCCGTCGGCGTCACCCACCAGATGCGCGGCAACACGACCGGCGCGATCCGGCTCATCGGGCGCGGGGCCATGTACCTGCGCCCCTACGCGACGGCGGCCGCACCGGCCCGCGTCGAGGAGGTGGACGTGGCGGGCATCCTGTCCTGGGCCGATGCCACCGTCACCGCACTCGAGGACGGCCACTGGATCGACACCGTGGTGACACTTCGTCAGAAGGCATCCTCATGA